Part of the Cryptococcus neoformans var. grubii H99 chromosome 2, complete sequence genome is shown below.
TAACTACTTTGACCTGTCTCGCTGAGCCCCTTCCACCTTGCATATCAAGATGTTTTTGTGTTTTCCCCCCTGACAGGCCATTGCTGGCTATTACATGAGTACATGCGGACGTTTGGATAGTACTAAACAAAGGTCGAATTGATTTCAGTCAATGATTAAGCATAGGATTTATGAAGTAGCCGTAGAAGACATACGTGAAGCGTCCTCCATTCTCTGAAATCAGATTGCGAAGCTGTATATTGGACGCTTTCGGACCTGTTGATCCATTGAAATAAAATAAACAGCCCTTGAAGATACCTGTTTTCTACTCTCCTTGTCGCTTAGCAGTAGCTGTTGTGGTGTAATATCACAGCATGACGCACCTTTTCTCTAGCTTGTTTTTGAAGTTGGTCGGTTCGTACTTGAGCATAAGTCCATGTAACATTTTGCCCTCTCTGCTCGCCCCTTTGGTGTCCAGTTGTACAAGATACCACATGATCGGTTCTGGTGAGACACATGTCATACAGTCAGCTAATCCAAAACAATGACTGGAGAACTTCACTAACCGACTGGGCAGGTCTGAGTTTGTTATAGGATTCCCTTGTCTACCAAGTGTCTTCAGCATCCTGTCCGTGATCCTTGCCCTCGGCTCCACTCTGTCCTCGCTGccctcaacctctccaACATTCCCGTCTTCAATGCCTTCACTTCttgatttcttctctcttcggCTGTCGAAAAACTCTGCTTTCCGCTTTTTAAgattttcttcctttgtGCTTTGCTGCTTTTTGTCTTTCAGCCGTCCGCTTTTCGACTGCTCCCGATAGAGCTTTGGGAGTTGTTTGCCTgttgatggatttggaagtGGATTTCTGCGGGGTATACTGTAGTTCTGAcgtgaagaagataaagcaattggaggaggagatatGGGTTCAATTCctggtgaggatgatggtaTCATCTTCCGGAAAGGTGGTGAGCCGTATCGTTATTCGTAGTAGAACATAGCGATTCATTCTTCATACAATTGTCGATGGTCAGGGCAAGACACGCAAAGTCCAATCAACTGGTAAAGTCATTTAGAAcgcgacgcgacgcgtttgCTCAAGTTTCGGTCGGTGCTTATATAGATGCTTGTTGTTTATCAGTGTCAATTTCCTTTTCGGCCAAGCAAATACTAATAACAAGCAACACTCTGACATGTAACTATAAATCTACCTGATAAAAACATCAACAGTAAAACCAAAAAGAAACATCAAATTAAAGACCTGTGATAAAAGAAGTGTAATTAAGTAGTAGTAGAAAGTCTACAAAATCCCAAATATAGAAGTAGAAAGACATAAGGATTGGTAACCCGTAATACAACCATTAACAACGTTCCTATACAGCCTTTGACTTATGTGGCAGGCAGGTCGATCAATCTTGTCCGCCTTTTCTCAGCTTTTATAGCACCGTTTCTTCCCCCCTGGCGTACAGCCTCGCCTACGTGTCTTTCACAATAACGCCCCTCGTCAACTTCATAGTATTCATCCATCGACTCTCGACACGTTTGAGCACCAGATGCACCACCTCGATGGTCGCATTTGAAGTGTCCTGGATGATATCGTTGAGGGTTACGTCCTGCCAAAACAATACAAACACCCTCGATTGGTTGTCGGCATGAATGTAACGAGCAAAGAGTACCACTGCCATTTGTCAGAATCAGATCTTCAATAGCAGGCGATTCGAATACTCACTTTTCCTCATGGTAATGGTACTGGCACCAGGGTTTCCCACCCAATACGTAGAAGTCATCACCTTCAAATGGTTTGTCACATTTTGTGCAGGTGAAGCAGGCTCTGTGCCATTTGCCTTTCAACTGACCGTCTGAACTTGATACTGCAGACTTCTCGATAGGGAGTTTACATTTTCGGCAAGAAGGCAGGTATAGCTTTTTCCAATCTTGCTCGCAAAGGACCACACCATCCCGCTCAACAAATCGTTTCGGCCCACCAACCACGGTGCCACACTTTTGGCAAGTCTTCTTACGACGCACAGAAGTAATGGCACTCGACGAATGCTGAGAGTAGTTGGAGGTCTTTTCGCTAGATGCTCGACGATGAGTAAAGCTTTCAGAAGAATTATGGGCAGGGATACTTTGTTCAGCGAAGGCAAGTATACGGGAAGTGGGCGACGCCGAGTCTGAAAGTGGCAGGCGGCTTTCTCggtcctttttttcgacGTGGTTCTTCTCCAAAGATGAGCCAAAcacttctcttccctcattttcatcctcctcaattTGCTGTAAAATATCTATTCTGAAAGTCCCGTCGACTCGGTCTGCCATGCCCTCAAAACTTTGGCTAGGAGTGACGACTTCCTCGCTCTCCGGGCCGCTAGTGCCTCCATATCTCCCGGATTTTGAAGACGTGGAGGAGTTGGTCGAGACTTCGCTGCTAGCGGTAGGGTTTCGCTGATGCACCCGCGAGACAGCAGGAGAGATTTTGGTATCGATGTGTAGGTGGGACATCTGGTCCATTTCGGGAGACGCCCAAGGTAGAGCCGATGGCTGATCTTCaaaatcatcatccaattcaAATGTCGTACCGATGGGGCTAGACACCACTTTTCTGTCACCTGAGTTGGTCGTGCTGTTTGTACTACGATTCATCAGACTGTTGCTTCGGTCTAGCTCCTTGACCTTTTCGAAGAAATCCCGCTTGGTACTGGGCTTAACGGAGCCGGTCAACATTTCTGAGAGACTATCTCCCACCCTGCTACTGGATGTAGAAGACGTAGATTGTTTACGAATAGGCTGGGTGTCAGAGGCGGAACGCTGACTCATCGCAGACTGTGATCTTTGAGGAGGCGAACTTGGGATGAGAGAACGagttggaggagagggcTGAAGAGGAGCGGTGTGTGAGTGGTGTAACTCTGGCCGAATCTGTGGTGGATTCTGCCAGGAGGTAGGCTGAAAAGACggttgagaagaggcggcAGTTTGCTGAAGTGCTGCTTGCTGCCTAGCAGAAGCAGCTAATGCAACGCCTGCACGTACACCCCAAGCAGCTGCAGCaaaagctcttcttcctacACCTGCCATCCCAGACTCTCCTCCACTAGTAGTATCCGGCATTTGCATGCTTTCCATCGACGCACTCGAACTGTAGGATCCCGCAGAGttaggaaagaaggggttGGTAGGAGAATTTGTTTTCAACTGTGGAGAAAAGCCCGTTGGGTAATTACTGGGAGAGCGGCTTGATGGAGTAAGACTGTGGGGTGACGGTCGACGGGGAGGCCCAAAGTCTGTAGGCGAAGGATGTGCGCTAGAAGGGCCAGCGAATGGAGGTCGTATAGAAACTGGTGATGGTCCCTGTCTAGACGGTCTATATCGCGATTGCGGCGAAGATGATTGAGGGATGGGCAAttgggaaggatgagaaggagtCCGTGGAACTGGAAGGCTCTCACAAACATGGTCGCCAAGAGACGAAAGAGCAATGTGTGCTGCACATGTTGAGCATGTAACAGTGGGAAGAACGACTGAGGTACGCTCAGAGTCTTGAGGCCTGCTAGGGGCAAGCAGAGACATGAGTATGTAGTAGTTTGATGAGTTGAGTCGGAAGGTGTGGATGGACAGACAGTAGACGAACTACTTGAAGGATAGTAGATGGTAGACAGGAGTATGGCGGATGAAAGGAGGGAAAATAAACAGTCTATATTTGACTTGTTGTTCCGGAAACAACTTCTGTTGGCTATCTGCTAGATAGAATGGATAGAAGTTCGAAATCTCTGTCAGGAATGACACAGCGGGTGAATGGCAGTCAGCGTGTGACGCTGGGAACGGATGGGGATAAAATTGCGAGGCGACCtagatgtggatgatgaaggctGTTGCGTTGACAGACCGCAGGTCTGTGCTACAGCTTACTTGAATGTTAAGGGACTGGTGCCGTGAGTTGAAGAGAAGCGCGAGATAAAGACACAAGggtcgaagaagatgtatACCAGTGATTGGAGAGGTGTCGCCGGAAGTCGAAGATGGAGGGCAAAGGTGATTGTCACCAAATGAACAATCGAGACCAGGGACAATTATAAATGTAAAAAGTCCTTTGTTCTCGGTCCCTGCTGATCGTTTGGGTCTCCCACTTTGTTCGATGGTTTCCTCTATTGCCCTTTAGTATTTGGGCGGCTCAATTTCCTTTTGGAAGGGAGTTTTGTCCTGATGAGAATCAAATAATCGTCGCAGAAGTCTcagaggagatggatgtcTACGTATCATAAACAACATGGCAAGTTATTATCAGCTCACGCCTCTTTTCCGATCAGAATCAGGAATAGTAAGATAATTCGTCACTCACAAGTCACCACGCACAGACCTTTACTCCAATTTCAGGGCAAGCGCGATCAGAGATGTTCGGAGATGAGAGGAAACAGGCGACTGGCAGTTGGCGATTGGCGACCTGCGCACAGAATGGATGTAGACTCGGAAAGAGGGCGACTTATTGATGAACGGTGGAAGGGGCAGAAAAACAAGACGCAACAAAGCGAAATGAAGCAAAGTggaaaatgaagagaaCGGATGGAGAGACGCGTGCATCTGAAAGCCTAACCGGACGCGTCGCAGGAATGCAGGACCAAAAGAGTAATTTAATATGATCTCGCTCTGTCCGGGTCAGGGAAAAAACCCCACGAGCCCTCAAATCGCGGTTAGAAGCGGGCTGTCACCCAGGGCGGCACTAGCAGGTTGTCCCTGGCCCAAGCGCCCTCCGTGCTCGACGCATAAAATAATAGGTCGAAATGGCCGTGCATGGTGTACGGTGGAGGAAGcctttgcttccgcttcgCTTTCGTTGTACTCAAAATGAGCTTTAGGCTGATTAGGGACGCTTGGGCCAGTTCAGTAGCCAGAGATTACATATCCTAAGCTGTGCGATGTGATGAGGCCTGTTGTACACTTGATACATCGACTCTATTGCCTAAGTTGCAGTTATCTTTTTGTTTACCGTATCTTCGATGATGACATCTCCATCTGATCAATACGATAGTCGATCTGTTTCTCAAGTTCTTATTATTGATGATCTCGCCAACCTCCAGTTCAAAAGTGCAGCCAGGCTTGAGCATgtcaaagaagattgaTACCGCATTATGCGCCACAATTTTTCCTTCTGTATATCCTGACTGGCTACGCATACGTGGTTCAATCGGTGAATGAGAATCTCCAAAGTCCGGCTTGAGCTCATTATTCATAGTTCGATGACTAGCTGGTCGATGCCGTAGTCAATCTTTTCCTCAATTTGCCTCTACGCCCCAGACACCTACAGAACCATCTTCACCTGCACTGAccatcttgccttctttccatctaACCTCAAACACTGCACCTTCCCCGTGCCCCATCAGCACCTTTGACGGGCGCACGGTGATTTCGCCACGTCTTGCAAAACTTGTGCGGTTGCGGATACCGTCTCGTGGAGGATAATAAGCGGGTGATGAAGCATGAATATTGAAATCTGTGAGATCACTTCCGGAGCCTTTGCGCTCAGGAGCAAGGAGTTCGTTGTGGCGCGTTGAAGGGACGAGACTGTTGGATAGACGGTCGTTCGAGTTGCTTTCTCGGTCCCATATGTAGACCGAACCGTCTTCTGAACCACTGATCACGAGGGACGTATCACAGGCGAAACTGCAACGCACGAGATTCTTTGAAGTATTTTGATGTCCTGTGTAACGGTAAACGCTGCGTTGCTGGTAAAGATATCAGTATTGTCAATTTGAATTTATTGCTAACGCTCACTCACCATCCTTAAATCCCACAGCCGGTTGGAATTGTCCTTGCATCCCACCAAGAGGTATTTCCCTTCATTGTCGAACTCTACCGAAGCAATCTCGC
Proteins encoded:
- a CDS encoding LIM domain containing protein, whose translation is MSLLAPSRPQDSERTSVVLPTVTCSTCAAHIALSSLGDHVCESLPVPRTPSHPSQLPIPQSSSPQSRYRPSRQGPSPVSIRPPFAGPSSAHPSPTDFGPPRRPSPHSLTPSSRSPSNYPTGFSPQLKTNSPTNPFFPNSAGSYSSSASMESMQMPDTTSGGESGMAGVGRRAFAAAAWGVRAGVALAASARQQAALQQTAASSQPSFQPTSWQNPPQIRPELHHSHTAPLQPSPPTRSLIPSSPPQRSQSAMSQRSASDTQPIRKQSTSSTSSSRVGDSLSEMLTGSVKPSTKRDFFEKVKELDRSNSLMNRSTNSTTNSGDRKVVSSPIGTTFELDDDFEDQPSALPWASPEMDQMSHLHIDTKISPAVSRVHQRNPTASSEVSTNSSTSSKSGRYGGTSGPESEEVVTPSQSFEGMADRVDGTFRIDILQQIEEDENEGREVFGSSLEKNHVEKKDRESRLPLSDSASPTSRILAFAEQSIPAHNSSESFTHRRASSEKTSNYSQHSSSAITSVRRKKTCQKCGTVVGGPKRFVERDGVVLCEQDWKKLYLPSCRKCKLPIEKSAVSSSDGQLKGKWHRACFTCTKCDKPFEGDDFYVLGGKPWCQYHYHEENGTLCSLHSCRQPIEGVCIVLAGRNPQRYHPGHFKCDHRGGASGAQTCRESMDEYYEVDEGRYCERHVGEAVRQGGRNGAIKAEKRRTRLIDLPAT